One Ignavibacterium album JCM 16511 genomic region harbors:
- the lepB gene encoding signal peptidase I: protein MSAQAYKPAVKKKSKLKIFLFALIFFLTLIIIKGIFLGAYHITSSSMRNALIEGDFVLVKKSSYQIRTPDKFPFTPFKIPSFRILKRHKPERNDVVVFKMNEFLVDTSLTEYDLVKRIIALPGETVQLKDRSVFINDEEINNPSSVTFNLNSPFFYNKAEQKFYPFKDKTWKINFYGPVKVPQRGDTIQINPKNISIWQPIINYESGGKFINVEGTVITYKGRPITEYIIQKDYYFVLGDNRFESVDSRFFGFVPEDEIIGKVWMIYWSINPAIETGFWDFFNALRFDRITKSIY from the coding sequence TTGTCAGCTCAAGCTTACAAACCGGCAGTAAAGAAAAAATCTAAGCTGAAGATTTTTTTATTCGCATTAATTTTCTTCCTTACACTTATAATCATTAAAGGAATTTTTCTTGGAGCTTATCATATTACTTCCTCTTCGATGAGAAATGCATTGATTGAAGGTGATTTTGTTCTTGTTAAAAAATCTTCATATCAGATAAGAACACCGGATAAATTTCCATTTACACCATTTAAGATTCCATCATTCAGAATTTTGAAAAGACATAAACCTGAAAGAAATGATGTAGTAGTTTTTAAAATGAATGAATTTCTTGTTGATACTTCATTAACTGAATATGATCTTGTGAAAAGAATAATTGCTCTGCCCGGTGAAACTGTGCAATTGAAAGACAGATCAGTTTTTATAAATGATGAAGAAATAAATAATCCTTCATCAGTTACATTTAATCTGAACAGTCCATTCTTCTATAACAAAGCCGAACAAAAATTTTACCCCTTTAAGGACAAAACCTGGAAAATAAATTTTTACGGACCTGTTAAAGTTCCGCAAAGAGGTGATACAATTCAGATTAATCCGAAAAATATTTCAATATGGCAGCCGATTATAAATTATGAATCAGGTGGAAAATTTATAAATGTCGAAGGCACTGTTATTACATATAAAGGACGACCGATCACAGAATATATTATTCAGAAAGATTATTATTTTGTTTTAGGTGATAACAGATTTGAAAGTGTTGACAGCAGATTTTTTGGTTTTGTCCCGGAGGATGAAATAATTGGTAAAGTCTGGATGATTTATTGGTCAATCAATCCGGCTATTGAAACCGGATTTTGGGATTTCTTTAATGCTCTCAGATTCGATAGAATTACGAAAAGTATTTACTGA
- a CDS encoding MarR family winged helix-turn-helix transcriptional regulator, which yields MELNQHAEKLANLTFSLLANCQEKEVRLAEIHGLTQAEFRCLRLFGSDETVNNKKIAERMNLSPSRLTRIIDGLVNKEYIIREIDPNDRRNMRVTLSSKGQSLVKQLNKAYVDIHREILKDIDPVQHEPLTTALEHLLEALEKWLAKS from the coding sequence ATGGAATTAAACCAACACGCAGAGAAACTGGCAAATCTGACTTTCAGTTTGCTTGCAAATTGTCAGGAGAAGGAAGTTCGACTTGCAGAAATCCACGGATTAACTCAAGCAGAATTCCGCTGCCTCAGATTATTTGGCTCGGATGAAACAGTTAATAATAAAAAAATTGCTGAAAGGATGAATTTAAGTCCAAGCAGATTGACACGAATTATTGATGGGCTCGTAAACAAAGAATATATAATCAGAGAGATTGACCCGAATGACAGACGGAATATGAGAGTTACTTTATCATCAAAAGGTCAATCGCTTGTTAAGCAATTGAACAAAGCTTATGTTGATATACATCGTGAAATATTGAAAGATATTGATCCTGTTCAGCACGAACCACTGACTACAGCTTTGGAACATCTGCTTGAAGCTTTAGAAAAGTGGCTGGCTAAAAGCTAA
- a CDS encoding O-methyltransferase, with protein MSRIILPLQEKYLDSFDKNKDSLLRSMEEFAEGNNVPILSNLSANLLEQLIVMNKPQRVLEIGTAIGYSTIRIARRLGRKAIIHTIEKSTDNITIAKENFKKSGLENKIKLLEGDALRIMPQLQKKYDFIFLDADKEDYKRLFDYSMVLLKKGGVIYVDNLLWHGYVAANKVPPKYKKSTSLIRDFNRIFMTQPSLSSTILPVGDGIGIGVKVL; from the coding sequence ATGTCAAGAATTATTTTACCTCTGCAAGAAAAGTATCTTGATTCATTCGATAAGAATAAAGATTCGCTTTTAAGAAGTATGGAAGAGTTTGCAGAGGGAAATAATGTTCCTATACTTTCAAACCTTTCAGCAAATCTTCTGGAGCAATTAATAGTGATGAATAAACCTCAGAGAGTTTTGGAAATAGGTACTGCAATTGGTTATTCAACAATCAGAATAGCAAGAAGGTTAGGCAGAAAAGCGATTATTCACACAATTGAAAAGAGTACGGATAACATTACTATCGCAAAAGAGAATTTCAAAAAATCCGGACTTGAAAATAAAATAAAGCTTCTGGAAGGTGATGCATTAAGAATTATGCCTCAGCTTCAGAAAAAATATGATTTTATTTTTCTCGATGCTGATAAAGAAGATTATAAAAGATTGTTTGATTATTCTATGGTGCTTTTGAAAAAAGGAGGAGTAATTTATGTTGATAATCTTTTATGGCATGGTTATGTGGCTGCAAATAAAGTTCCTCCGAAGTATAAAAAATCCACCTCACTAATAAGAGATTTTAACAGAATTTTTATGACACAGCCATCTTTGTCTTCAACCATTTTACCGGTTGGTGATGGAATTGGAATAGGAGTAAAAGTACTATGA
- a CDS encoding S8 family peptidase, translating to MSKHIIFLLVIFSSISFSQQKYFIYFKDKGSNKNILLSKSSNEYQIALNSLTEKAIERRKKNLGDEIIRYEDLPIRNDYINELKNIGVQIIHKLNWFNCVSAFIPEDKINIVRSLPFVEEVKTVRKIYYKKDFARETILKNNNLNLFSIDYGASFTQLNLSDIPFVHSKGIDGRNVLVGLLDSGFDWKRHTSLSTRNVIAEYDFVFDDSVTANQSQDVPGQDFHGTLVFSIIGGYRNSVLIGSAFNSSFLLAKTEYIATETHTEEDNYAAALIWMENLGVDITSSSLGYSEFDTGEDSYTYEDMNGKTTIVSKAIDLAFERGVVTFTSAGNEGNTKWKYITAPADAFNVIAVGSVDSQNRLASFSSVGPTYDGRIKPEIVAMGVSVYGALAGTTDEYRFANGTSTSSPIAAGVAALLLSKFPHLTNSQVRSIILESSSNSQSPNNQIGYGLISAKSALEFPNIRQVNGSYLLNKIFFDDSKNPNSIRLHISEDGASFTSYNFNTFKDDTYEFVLPSFSNGKKLEFFFTYQDSSGNLYRVPSDKNFKMNYGSLIISLNLSASFNNLDYTVSDIYPNPFLPLKNKFVKINYRSPGNELFKLSIIDAAGRSVKEISQISNSGENIVEWDGTNDDKILCSSGVYYFLITLNGKQFGKKLVLLK from the coding sequence ATGAGCAAACACATAATTTTCCTTCTCGTAATTTTCTCTTCAATCTCATTCTCTCAGCAAAAATATTTTATCTACTTTAAAGACAAAGGCAGCAATAAAAATATTTTATTATCTAAATCATCAAATGAATATCAGATTGCACTCAATTCTCTGACAGAAAAAGCAATTGAAAGAAGAAAGAAAAATCTTGGTGATGAAATTATCCGATATGAAGATTTACCAATCAGAAATGATTACATAAATGAATTGAAAAATATTGGTGTTCAGATTATTCATAAACTAAACTGGTTTAATTGCGTTTCCGCTTTCATTCCTGAAGACAAAATTAACATTGTCCGCTCATTACCATTTGTTGAGGAAGTAAAAACAGTCAGAAAAATTTATTATAAAAAAGACTTTGCTCGGGAGACAATTTTAAAGAATAATAACCTTAATCTATTCTCAATTGATTACGGAGCTTCATTTACTCAATTAAATTTATCAGATATTCCATTTGTGCATTCAAAAGGAATTGATGGAAGAAATGTTTTGGTCGGATTATTAGATTCAGGATTTGACTGGAAAAGACATACTTCACTTTCAACAAGGAATGTAATTGCTGAATATGATTTTGTGTTTGATGATTCGGTTACTGCAAATCAATCACAGGATGTGCCCGGGCAGGATTTTCACGGAACTTTAGTTTTTTCAATCATCGGAGGTTATCGTAATAGTGTCTTAATCGGTTCTGCTTTTAACAGTTCATTCCTTCTTGCAAAAACTGAATACATCGCAACTGAGACACACACTGAAGAAGATAATTATGCTGCGGCATTAATCTGGATGGAAAATCTTGGTGTGGATATTACGAGCAGTTCTCTTGGTTATAGTGAATTTGATACAGGTGAAGATTCTTATACTTATGAAGATATGAATGGAAAAACTACTATAGTTAGCAAAGCAATTGATCTTGCTTTCGAAAGAGGAGTTGTTACATTTACTTCGGCTGGTAATGAAGGTAATACTAAATGGAAATACATAACTGCACCAGCGGATGCATTTAATGTAATTGCAGTTGGTTCGGTTGATTCACAAAACAGATTAGCAAGTTTCAGCTCTGTTGGTCCAACTTATGACGGAAGAATAAAACCCGAAATAGTTGCAATGGGAGTTTCAGTTTATGGAGCTTTAGCCGGCACAACTGATGAATATCGTTTTGCAAACGGAACATCAACATCATCACCTATTGCTGCCGGAGTAGCTGCGTTACTTCTTTCTAAATTTCCGCACTTAACAAATTCACAGGTCAGAAGTATAATTCTTGAATCATCATCAAATTCGCAGTCACCAAATAATCAGATTGGTTATGGATTAATTTCTGCAAAAAGTGCATTGGAATTTCCTAACATCAGACAGGTAAATGGAAGTTATCTGCTCAACAAAATATTTTTTGATGATTCAAAAAATCCGAATTCAATTCGACTTCATATTTCTGAAGATGGAGCATCTTTCACAAGTTATAATTTCAACACATTCAAAGATGATACTTACGAATTTGTTCTTCCATCTTTCTCAAACGGTAAGAAACTTGAGTTTTTCTTTACCTATCAGGATAGTTCCGGAAATCTTTACAGAGTACCTTCTGATAAAAATTTTAAGATGAATTACGGCTCGTTAATCATTTCACTCAACTTGAGTGCAAGCTTTAATAATCTTGACTATACTGTTAGCGACATTTATCCTAATCCATTTTTGCCATTGAAGAACAAATTTGTAAAAATTAATTATCGTTCGCCGGGAAATGAATTGTTTAAGCTTTCAATTATTGATGCAGCAGGAAGAAGTGTTAAAGAAATTTCTCAGATAAGCAATTCCGGAGAGAATATTGTTGAGTGGGATGGAACGAATGATGATAAGATACTCTGCTCGAGCGGCGTTTATTATTTTCTTATTACTCTCAACGGAAAGCAATTTGGTAAAAAATTAGTTTTATTGAAGTAA